The DNA sequence GTGCCGCGGTGATATGTGGGTCATTCGCCAAAAGCGTCACGCCCCCTTTCGCGATCAACGCAACAAGAATGCCGGATAAAAGCGCCACCCAGGCCGCCAACGATTGCAGCGAGCCGGCAAGCTGCTTAAGGCCGATCTCCCCGGAGGCAATGGGCGCCAGCACGGTGATCGTAATGAGCGTAATGCCCCAGTTGAGGCCTTTGGCATGGATCAACGGGAGCAGCCGCTGATCGAGGCCGGCGAGTTTAATGGCAAGCAGCACGACAATCGCGGCAATAAATGATTTGTTTTTCGCCAATAGGCCGACCAAAAGCAGCCCGAGCAAAAACAAGACGGGTTCGTTCATGATTGTTCACCCTTTCCTCTGAAGCTTGTCTTTTTGCTTCTTCGTAAAGAAACATGTAATATATCAGTATGGAAAACGAGTGGGGGTGAAACATTGTCCCGAATATATGTTGACCGCTTTTTGCGTTTTCTCATCGTCATCGCGATCGTTGCGTTCGGCGCTGCCGCCGCCTACTATGCCGCAACATTGACGTACCCGTTTATCATTGCCTTTTTCATCGCCTTTCTCATCAACCCGGTCGTCGACTTGTTGGAACGAAAGGTGAAAATGCCGCGCTGGCTCGCGGTCAGCGCCACGCTCATCGTCTTGTTCGCCGCTGTCGCCGGGCTGGTGACGCTGTTGATCGCTGAGATCGTTTCGGGAACGCAATATTTGGCCAATGTGGTGCCGGAAAAATTCCAGGCGCTCGTCGCGTACATCGAATCGTTTGCCGCCAATCAGCTTATCCCGCTTTACCAAGACTTGGCCGTCTTGTTTAAAAGCTTGAACGCCGATCAACAAGATACGATCATGCAAAACATTCAGGCGGTCGGAACGCAAATCGCGACGACGGTCGGCGAATTCATTCAGCGCGTGCTGCAAAACATTCCCCAGCTCATCGCCTGGCTGCCAAACGCGGCGACCGTATTTATTTTTTCACTGTTGGCGACCTTTTTCATCAGCAAAGACTGGCACCGCTTAATGCGGATGGCGCAGCGTTGGCTGCCGGCGAAAGCCCGCACGAGCGGGAAAACGGTGTTTTTGGATTTGAAGCGGGCGTTGTTTGGCTTTATTAAAGCGCAAGCGACGCTCATTTCGATTACGACGGTCATCGTGTTGATCGGCTTGCTCATTTTGCGCGTCGATTACGCGATTACGATCGCGTTGATCATCGGCTTTGTCGATATTTTGCCCTACCTCGGGACCGGCATCGTCTTCGTGCCTTGGATCATTTACGCCGCCATCAGCGGCGACATCCCGTTTGCGATCGGGCTCGGCGTTTTGTATATCGTCGTTCTCGTCCAACGGCAAATTATGGAGCCGAAAGTGCTCTCCTCCTCGATCGGGCTCGACCCGCTCGCGACGCTCATCGCCTTGTTTGTCGGCTTCAAGCTGCTCGGCTTCCTCGGCCTCATCGCCGGTCCGGTCGCGCTCGTCATCATCCGCGCGCTCCACAGCGCCAACGTCTTCCGCGACATTTGGCGCTTTATCGTCGGCAGGCCGACTTTGTAAAAAACAGCCTTGGCTCCACTGGCCAAGGCTGTTTCAGTCCGCGTTACAACACGCTGGCATGGCCGCGATAGACGGCACCGAACCCGCCGTCCACCGTAATCTCCTGCCCATCTTTAAACAAGGTTGTTGCGTTTTCCACTCCGACAATCACTGGAATCCCAAGGCTCAAACCGACGACCGCCGCATGGCTGGTCAACCCGCCCTCTTCAGTAATGATGGCTGCCGCTTTTTCGATCGCCGGCATCATGTCGGCATCGGTGCTGACAGTGACTAAAATGCCGCCGTCGACCATTTTTTGCCGCGCTTCTTCCGCTGTTTTCGCTACAACGGCCTTGCCGAACGCCGACTTGCGGCCGATGCCTTGCCCTTTGGCGAGAAGATCGCTGATAACGTGCACCTTCATTAAGTTCGTCGAACCCGTTTCGCCGACCGGCACGCCAGCCGTGATGACGACCAAGTCACCGTGCTTCACCAACCCGGAGCGCACCGCCGCATCGACGGCGACATCGAGCATTTCGTCCGTCGTGTTCACATGCGGCGCTTCTTTCGTATACACGCCCCACACAAGCGCCAGCCGGCGCGATACCGCTTCATTTGACGTCACGGCAATAATCGGCGCTTTCGGGCGATACTTCGCCACCATTTGCGGCGTTTTTCCGCTCACGGTCGGCGTCACGATCGCCGCCACATCCAAGTTGAGCGCGGTGTGGGCGACCGACTGCCCGATGGCGTCGGTGATCGTCGTTTGGCTTTCTTTTGTGCGTTGGGACAAAATGTCGCGGTGCTCAAGCGCCTGTTCGGTGCGGAGCGCGATTTGGTGCATCGTTTTCACCGCTTCGACCGGATACTGGCCGGCCGCCGTTTCCCCGGAAAGCATGACGGCGTCGGTGCCGTCAAAAATGGCGTTAGCGACGTCGCTCGCCTCCGCCCGCGTCGGACGCGGATTGCGCTGCATCGAATCGAGCATTTGCGTCGCCGTAATGACCGGCTTGCCGAGCATGTTGCACTTTTTAATGAGCAGTTTTTGAATGAGCGGCACTTCCTCAGCCGGAATTTCCACGCCCAAATCGCCGCGCGCCACCATCAGGCCGTCGGCGGCTTCTAAAATTTCGTCAATGTTGGCGACGCCTTCTTCATTTTCAATTTTGGCGATAATTTGGATATGGAGGGCGTCATGCGCCTCAAGCAGCTCGCGGATCTCCAGCACATCGGACGCCCGGCGCACAAACGAGGCGGCGATGAAATCGATCCCTTGGCGAATGCCAAACAAAATGTCAGCCCGATCTTTCTCGGTGATGCCTGGCAAGTTGACTTTGACACCCGGCACATTGACTCCTTTTTTGTTTTTCAGCACGCCGCCGTTTAACACGGTCGTGACGATTTCTCCCGCTTGCTTGTCGACCGCGTTGACTTCCAGGCTGATGAGCCCGTCATCAAGCAAAATTTTCGCGCCGACGGACACATCATCGATTAAGCTGGGATAGGTGACCGAAATTTTTTCCGGCGTGCCGAGCACTTCGCTCATCGAAATGACGAGCTTTGACCCTTCCTTCAGCTCAATGGCGCCGTTTTCCATATTGTGCGTCCGGATTTCCGGCCCTTTCGTGTCAAGCAAAATGGCGACCGTTCGGCCCGTTCGCTTCGCCGCTTCGCGAATATTGGCGATGCGCCGCCCGTGCTCTTCATGATCGCCGTGCGAAAAGTTTAGGCGCGCCACGTTCATTCCCGCTTCCATCAGTTGCACGAGCTTGTCTACGCTCTCGCTTGCCGGCCCGATCGTGCAGACGATTTTCGTTTTCCGCTTCATCTTGTCTTCTCCTTTCCCCTCGGGACTTAAATGGACAATTCTTTCGACAATGCGTACATCCGCTGATCAATCGTATGTTTGTTGGCTAGCGCCTCCGCGATGTCATGGTCGACGAGCTGGTTGTTTTGGATGCCGACGCAGCGCCCGCCTTTTCCTTCGAGCAACAGCTCGACCGCCCGGGCGCCGAGGCGGCTCGCGAGCACGCGGTCAAACGCCGTGGGCGACCCGCCGCGCTGCACGTGGCCAAGCACCGTCACACGCGTCTCAAAGCCGGTCGCTTCCTGGATTTGCCGGCCGAAGTCGACGCCGCTTCCAACTCCTTCCGCCACGATGATGATGCTATGTTTTTTGCCGCGCTCATGGCCGCGCTTTAAGCGGGCGATGACGTCGTTCATATCATAATCGGCTTCCGGAATTAAAATCGTTTCCGCCCCGCCGGCCAGCCCCGACCATAAGGCGATGTCGCCGGCATGGCGGCCCATCACTTCGATGACGTACGTCCGCTCGTGCGACGTCGCCGTGTCGCGGATTTTGTCGATGGCATCAATGACCGTATTGAGCGCCGTGTCAAACCCGATCGTAAAATCAGTGCCCGGAATGTCGTTGTCAATCGTCCCCGGCACGCCGACGCACGGAAAGCCGTGCTCGGTCAGTTTTTTCGCCCCTTGGTACGAACCGTCGCCGCCGATGACGACCAGCCCTTCAATGCCGTGCTTTTTCAGCTGCTCGATCCCTTTTTTCTGACCTTCTTCCGTCTTAAATTCCGGACAGCGGGCCGTATAGAGTATCGTGCCGCCACGGTGGATAATATCCCCGACATCGCCGACTTCCAGCTTTTTAATGTTGCCGGCGATCAGTCCGGCATACCCGTGATAAACGCCGTACACTTCCACACCGTGGTAAATCGCTTTGCGGACAACCGAGCGAATGGCCGCATTCATTCCCGGCGAGTCGCCGCCGCTTGTCAACACACCAATGCGTTTCACTCATTTCACCTCATTTGTATCAAATTCAACACGTCCGACCTCATACATCTGTCGCTCTTGAACAACTTTAATGTACCATGAACATGAGCGGAACACAACAGCGACGCCTTGTTGAAACGGTTTACATGAACAAAATTTTTTCATGGACAGAACAAAGCTGCCCCGAAAGTCGAGACAGCTTTTTCCTTATCTTGCCCGAATCGTTTCCTGCAAAAACGACACTTGGCCGATTTGTTTAAATTTTTCATAGCGCTGCCGGACGAGCGCCTCGCCGTCAAGCGCCAACAACTCTTTCAACGACCGGCGCAGCACGCGGTCCATTTCCTTTGCCTGCTCGTCAGCGTTGCGGTGGGCGCCGCCTTTCACTTCCGGAATGATTTCGTCAATGACGCCGAGCGCTTTTAAGTCGTGAGCGGTAATTTTCATCGTTTCCGCCGCCCGTTGCGCCAATGATGCATCATTCCATAAAATGGCAGCCGCCCCTTCCGGCGAAATGACCGAGTACGTGGAATTTTCAAGCATATGAATATGATTGCCGACGCCAAGGGCGAGCGCCCCGCCGCTTCCGCCTTCGCCGATGACGATGCAGACGACCGGCACGGTGAGTCCTGCCATTTCAAACAAGTTGCGGGCGATCGCTTCGCTTTGCCCACGCTCTTCGGCCGATTTGCCCGGATAGGCGCCTTTCGTGTCGATAAAGCAGATGATCGGCCGCGAAAACTTTTCTGCCTGCTTCATGAGCCGCAGCGCCTTCCGGTAGCCTTCCGGGTGTGGCATGCCGAAGTTGCGGCGCAAATTTTCTTTCGTATCTTTGCCACGCTGGTGGCCAATGACTGTCACCGGCAGCCCGTCGTATTCGGCAATGCCCCCAACGATCGCTTCGTCGTCGCCAAAACAACGGTCTCCATGGCATTCGAGAAAGTTCGTAAACAGCCGCTCAATATAATCAAGCGTCGTCGGCCGCTGCGGATGGCGGGCGATTTGCACGCGATCCCACGGCGTCAAATTGGCATACACGTCGTTTTCCATCTTGGCGAGCCGCGCCTCCAGTTTCTCGATTTCCGCCGACAAATCGACATCGGCCGTTTTCATAAACTCTCTCAGCTCTTGAATTTTGCGGCGCAGCTCAACAAGCGGCTTTTCGAATTCTAGTTCCGCCACCATCCTGATTCCCCTCCTCCCGTGTGAATGCGAAGCACAGTCGCCAGCGTCTCTTTCAGCTCATGGCGGTGAATGACGGCATCCAACTGACCGTGCTTTAATAAAAACTCCGCCGTCTGGAAGTCTTCCGGCAGCTCTTCGCGCACCGTCTGTTCGATGACGCGGCGGCCGGCAAAGCCGATGAGCGCACCTGGTTCGGCGAAGTTGTAATCGCCAAGCGAGGCGAAACTCGCTGACACGCCGCCTGTTGTCGGGTGGGTCATGACGGAGATGAACAAGCCGCCGTCGTTGCTGAATCGTTTGAGCGCGGCGCTCGTTTTCGCCATTTGCATTAGGCTTAGCACTCCTTCTTGCATGCGGGCGCCGCCGGAAGCGGTAAAAATGAGAAACGGCACACCTTTATCGTGCGCTTGTTCGACTGCACGGGTGATTTTTTCGCCGACAACAGACCCCATGCTGCCCATGCGAAACGAGGAATC is a window from the Geobacillus stearothermophilus ATCC 12980 genome containing:
- a CDS encoding DUF441 domain-containing protein, encoding MNEPVLFLLGLLLVGLLAKNKSFIAAIVVLLAIKLAGLDQRLLPLIHAKGLNWGITLITITVLAPIASGEIGLKQLAGSLQSLAAWVALLSGILVALIAKGGVTLLANDPHITAALVFGTVIAVSLFHGVAVGPLIGAGIAYMVIKMIEYF
- the ytvI gene encoding sporulation integral membrane protein YtvI, giving the protein MSRIYVDRFLRFLIVIAIVAFGAAAAYYAATLTYPFIIAFFIAFLINPVVDLLERKVKMPRWLAVSATLIVLFAAVAGLVTLLIAEIVSGTQYLANVVPEKFQALVAYIESFAANQLIPLYQDLAVLFKSLNADQQDTIMQNIQAVGTQIATTVGEFIQRVLQNIPQLIAWLPNAATVFIFSLLATFFISKDWHRLMRMAQRWLPAKARTSGKTVFLDLKRALFGFIKAQATLISITTVIVLIGLLILRVDYAITIALIIGFVDILPYLGTGIVFVPWIIYAAISGDIPFAIGLGVLYIVVLVQRQIMEPKVLSSSIGLDPLATLIALFVGFKLLGFLGLIAGPVALVIIRALHSANVFRDIWRFIVGRPTL
- the pyk gene encoding pyruvate kinase gives rise to the protein MKRKTKIVCTIGPASESVDKLVQLMEAGMNVARLNFSHGDHEEHGRRIANIREAAKRTGRTVAILLDTKGPEIRTHNMENGAIELKEGSKLVISMSEVLGTPEKISVTYPSLIDDVSVGAKILLDDGLISLEVNAVDKQAGEIVTTVLNGGVLKNKKGVNVPGVKVNLPGITEKDRADILFGIRQGIDFIAASFVRRASDVLEIRELLEAHDALHIQIIAKIENEEGVANIDEILEAADGLMVARGDLGVEIPAEEVPLIQKLLIKKCNMLGKPVITATQMLDSMQRNPRPTRAEASDVANAIFDGTDAVMLSGETAAGQYPVEAVKTMHQIALRTEQALEHRDILSQRTKESQTTITDAIGQSVAHTALNLDVAAIVTPTVSGKTPQMVAKYRPKAPIIAVTSNEAVSRRLALVWGVYTKEAPHVNTTDEMLDVAVDAAVRSGLVKHGDLVVITAGVPVGETGSTNLMKVHVISDLLAKGQGIGRKSAFGKAVVAKTAEEARQKMVDGGILVTVSTDADMMPAIEKAAAIITEEGGLTSHAAVVGLSLGIPVIVGVENATTLFKDGQEITVDGGFGAVYRGHASVL
- the pfkA gene encoding 6-phosphofructokinase, with protein sequence MKRIGVLTSGGDSPGMNAAIRSVVRKAIYHGVEVYGVYHGYAGLIAGNIKKLEVGDVGDIIHRGGTILYTARCPEFKTEEGQKKGIEQLKKHGIEGLVVIGGDGSYQGAKKLTEHGFPCVGVPGTIDNDIPGTDFTIGFDTALNTVIDAIDKIRDTATSHERTYVIEVMGRHAGDIALWSGLAGGAETILIPEADYDMNDVIARLKRGHERGKKHSIIIVAEGVGSGVDFGRQIQEATGFETRVTVLGHVQRGGSPTAFDRVLASRLGARAVELLLEGKGGRCVGIQNNQLVDHDIAEALANKHTIDQRMYALSKELSI
- the accA gene encoding acetyl-CoA carboxylase carboxyl transferase subunit alpha — encoded protein: MVAELEFEKPLVELRRKIQELREFMKTADVDLSAEIEKLEARLAKMENDVYANLTPWDRVQIARHPQRPTTLDYIERLFTNFLECHGDRCFGDDEAIVGGIAEYDGLPVTVIGHQRGKDTKENLRRNFGMPHPEGYRKALRLMKQAEKFSRPIICFIDTKGAYPGKSAEERGQSEAIARNLFEMAGLTVPVVCIVIGEGGSGGALALGVGNHIHMLENSTYSVISPEGAAAILWNDASLAQRAAETMKITAHDLKALGVIDEIIPEVKGGAHRNADEQAKEMDRVLRRSLKELLALDGEALVRQRYEKFKQIGQVSFLQETIRAR
- the accD gene encoding acetyl-CoA carboxylase, carboxyltransferase subunit beta produces the protein MWKDLFAKKKKYASLSSEQVRHEVPEGVMTKCPQCKKIMYTKELVKNLRVCLSCGYHHPMPARERIESVLDDGSFREYDADMISVNPIGFPGYIEKLEEDRRKSGLNEAVVTGEGTLDGHTLVIAVMDSSFRMGSMGSVVGEKITRAVEQAHDKGVPFLIFTASGGARMQEGVLSLMQMAKTSAALKRFSNDGGLFISVMTHPTTGGVSASFASLGDYNFAEPGALIGFAGRRVIEQTVREELPEDFQTAEFLLKHGQLDAVIHRHELKETLATVLRIHTGGGESGWWRN